A stretch of the Geovibrio thiophilus genome encodes the following:
- a CDS encoding ABC transporter permease gives MKNERILWHGEMTTANALRRRGSSFLSSGTFWLLAFLILPSLIFIALSFAERGVYGEVIWRFTLENYKRLLGFSTFGWTPDYLLILGRSVVVAGVTTLIAVLLSYPLTFYIASRPKRTRFIWLTILIVPFWTNMVIRTYAWILLMSPELPFAKLAAFLKLIPDGTSLYPGAFAVYVGMITTYLPFLALPLYASVERMDWTLVEAAQDLYASKFKIFTQAILPQTAPGLTVGIILTLVPAMATFVVPDLLGGAKYMLVGNLIQQQFSTSRDWPFGAAISMALMLLTLLSMRLYRRKGTKVDIA, from the coding sequence ATGAAGAATGAAAGGATCCTCTGGCATGGTGAAATGACCACCGCAAACGCACTGAGAAGGCGCGGGTCTTCGTTTCTTTCCAGCGGAACATTCTGGCTTCTGGCGTTTCTTATTCTGCCGTCGCTGATCTTTATCGCTTTGAGCTTTGCCGAGAGAGGGGTTTACGGTGAGGTAATATGGAGATTCACCCTTGAAAACTACAAGAGGCTTCTGGGGTTCAGCACCTTCGGCTGGACGCCGGACTATCTGCTTATTCTGGGGCGTTCTGTCGTGGTCGCGGGCGTTACAACGCTTATAGCTGTTCTTCTGTCATATCCTCTTACCTTTTATATAGCCTCACGCCCGAAAAGAACACGCTTCATATGGCTCACAATCCTTATTGTTCCCTTCTGGACAAATATGGTCATCCGCACATACGCATGGATTCTGCTTATGTCGCCTGAGCTGCCGTTTGCGAAGCTTGCCGCTTTTCTTAAGCTGATACCGGACGGAACATCCCTTTACCCGGGTGCGTTTGCCGTGTACGTGGGGATGATAACGACTTATCTGCCGTTTCTGGCTCTGCCCTTGTACGCCAGCGTGGAACGCATGGACTGGACGCTTGTGGAGGCGGCGCAGGATCTTTACGCCTCCAAGTTTAAGATATTCACGCAGGCTATTCTCCCTCAGACAGCCCCGGGGCTTACTGTGGGTATAATACTTACCCTTGTGCCCGCCATGGCTACTTTCGTTGTGCCGGATCTTCTGGGCGGGGCTAAGTATATGCTTGTGGGCAACCTTATCCAGCAGCAGTTCAGCACAAGCAGAGACTGGCCCTTCGGCGCAGCCATAAGCATGGCTTTGATGCTTCTGACTCTTCTGTCCATGAGACTTTACAGGCGCAAAGGAACTAAGGTGGACATAGCATGA
- a CDS encoding ABC transporter permease, which yields MKRHPVLASVAIFTIGMLYLPLIGVAIFSVNSARYGWVWKEFTFKWYISLFSNEYILEAAKNTFVLAIVSTAVSTVLGTLLAIGITQFPWKKRTESALDLLLHFPVVIPDIVMAGSLVVVFAILRAYSGIFEPGMATMIIGHITFQIAFVALIVRSRLVAIGTDLLEAGRDLYANNWYIMRKVMLPLLLPGIVAGSMLAFTLSLDDFVISFFTSGPTSQTLPIYIYSAVRRGVTPQIHALSTVIVLVTVVLVVLAERFSRKK from the coding sequence ATGAAAAGACACCCTGTACTAGCGTCAGTCGCAATCTTCACCATAGGCATGCTTTACCTGCCTCTGATAGGGGTTGCGATTTTTTCTGTGAACTCCGCCAGATACGGTTGGGTATGGAAGGAATTTACCTTCAAGTGGTACATAAGTCTTTTCAGCAATGAATATATTCTTGAGGCGGCGAAAAACACCTTTGTGCTCGCCATAGTCTCAACCGCAGTATCCACAGTGCTCGGAACACTGCTTGCCATAGGCATAACCCAGTTCCCTTGGAAAAAACGCACGGAAAGCGCTCTTGATCTGCTTCTGCATTTCCCTGTGGTTATACCGGATATAGTAATGGCAGGTTCGCTGGTTGTTGTTTTCGCAATACTGAGAGCGTATTCGGGCATATTTGAACCGGGCATGGCAACCATGATCATAGGTCACATCACATTCCAGATAGCCTTTGTTGCTCTCATCGTGCGAAGCCGTCTTGTCGCCATAGGCACAGACCTCCTTGAGGCGGGGCGTGATCTGTACGCGAACAACTGGTACATCATGCGAAAAGTGATGCTTCCTCTCCTTCTGCCCGGCATAGTGGCGGGAAGCATGCTGGCATTCACTCTTTCACTGGACGACTTCGTTATAAGCTTCTTCACCTCCGGTCCTACATCGCAGACCCTGCCCATTTACATCTACTCCGCCGTAAGAAGGGGAGTAACCCCGCAGATCCACGCGCTGTCCACCGTTATCGTGCTTGTAACAGTTGTGCTTGTTGTTCTCGCTGAAAGATTTTCCAGAAAGAAGTAA
- a CDS encoding polyamine ABC transporter substrate-binding protein: protein MRKLVALMVLFLFCTGIASAAKNELRIFTWSEYMDEAKFAADFQAATGIKVIIDNYESNEDMLAKLQAGGVSQYDIIIPSMYVLPILKGLKLIQPINHSKIPNLKNLMPQFKKISDDMDNKYSAAWQWGTVGVMYNKEHVTDAAAADWSIVFDPAKQAKSFWLMDDIRSSFNQAFCYLGLPVNSTNPQDIKKAADLLRKVKNSKNCLGFKTGVGGKNDVVAGTADVAIVYNGDAMREVLENPKKFGYVVPKQGGDFWVDVMAVPAKAPNPEAAHKWINWILDPKIGAELSNYNSYATPNQASLPFIEKEQRENTGIYPSDDVMKKLNPIIDVGNAMRLYDEAWTYVKSR, encoded by the coding sequence ATGAGAAAGCTGGTCGCACTGATGGTGCTGTTTCTGTTTTGTACAGGCATAGCCTCCGCCGCGAAAAATGAACTGCGTATTTTCACATGGTCAGAGTACATGGACGAAGCGAAATTTGCCGCTGATTTCCAAGCCGCAACAGGTATCAAGGTTATCATCGACAACTATGAAAGCAATGAGGACATGCTCGCGAAACTTCAGGCAGGCGGCGTAAGCCAGTATGACATTATTATTCCCTCAATGTACGTACTGCCCATACTGAAAGGGCTTAAGCTCATTCAGCCCATAAACCACAGCAAAATACCGAACCTTAAAAACCTTATGCCGCAGTTTAAGAAAATTTCCGATGACATGGACAACAAATACTCCGCCGCATGGCAGTGGGGAACAGTAGGCGTTATGTATAACAAGGAGCACGTAACCGATGCCGCCGCCGCTGACTGGTCAATAGTTTTCGATCCCGCCAAGCAGGCAAAGTCGTTCTGGCTCATGGACGACATAAGAAGCAGCTTTAATCAGGCTTTTTGCTACCTCGGTCTTCCCGTTAACTCCACCAATCCTCAGGACATAAAAAAAGCCGCTGATCTTCTCAGAAAAGTTAAAAACAGCAAAAACTGCCTCGGCTTTAAGACAGGCGTGGGCGGCAAGAATGATGTAGTGGCAGGCACGGCTGATGTGGCTATAGTCTACAACGGCGATGCCATGCGTGAGGTTTTGGAAAACCCCAAAAAATTCGGCTATGTGGTACCCAAACAGGGCGGCGACTTCTGGGTCGATGTTATGGCGGTTCCCGCAAAGGCTCCCAACCCCGAAGCGGCTCATAAATGGATCAACTGGATACTTGATCCCAAAATAGGCGCCGAGCTCTCCAACTACAACAGCTACGCCACTCCTAATCAGGCATCTCTTCCCTTCATTGAAAAGGAACAGCGTGAGAACACCGGCATTTACCCCAGCGATGATGTTATGAAAAAACTTAACCCTATCATAGACGTGGGCAACGCTATGCGTCTTTACGATGAGGCGTGGACTTACGTTAAGTCACGTTAA
- a CDS encoding saccharopine dehydrogenase family protein gives MKKVLVLGLGAQGSTIAKHLNSHPEVEKIICADYDGALAEHMGETLSKADWKQVDANQLTSVIAAAEGCDLIINGLPLAYNLKVMEAALEAGADYMDLSGPMEDIGFVESYRWLMDEWSRRFREKGLLALVGCGIAPGLANVIVRESVEKLDKCDFIGIYFYDGFISSHFVPFWWSPEVALGDMMYRTFRYEDGKFVTDTPFSRPVYMKFRGIDKEIRMVDHEHDEPVTMGLLADSVLKGAKDIEFKYGGPQIEMSEYLYKAGILNKDTVQVKGVEVSPFDVLMKVIPRAPRYEHEIQAVIDKGIIKDEGAFLVRVKGSVGEKGVQIDSYTNFPGLEEAFRKAKMTHESYSTGQCAAVFASLMVEDLCEENGVIVPEQLDEKGRKYVLRELGKLSITVDEYVS, from the coding sequence ATGAAAAAAGTTCTGGTTCTGGGACTCGGAGCACAGGGCAGCACCATTGCCAAGCACCTTAACAGCCACCCCGAAGTTGAAAAGATTATATGTGCGGATTACGACGGCGCTCTTGCTGAGCACATGGGGGAAACTCTCTCCAAGGCGGACTGGAAGCAGGTCGATGCTAATCAGCTTACGTCTGTTATCGCGGCAGCGGAAGGATGTGACCTGATTATCAACGGGCTGCCGCTTGCGTACAACCTTAAGGTTATGGAAGCAGCGCTTGAAGCGGGAGCAGACTATATGGATCTCTCCGGTCCCATGGAGGACATAGGATTTGTGGAAAGCTACAGATGGCTCATGGATGAGTGGAGCAGGCGTTTCCGTGAAAAGGGGCTTCTGGCTCTTGTGGGCTGCGGCATTGCTCCCGGGCTTGCCAATGTTATTGTCCGTGAATCCGTGGAAAAACTTGATAAGTGCGATTTCATAGGTATTTATTTCTACGACGGATTTATCAGCAGTCACTTTGTCCCATTCTGGTGGTCGCCTGAGGTGGCATTGGGCGATATGATGTACAGAACCTTCCGCTATGAAGACGGAAAGTTTGTTACGGACACCCCTTTCAGCCGCCCTGTGTATATGAAGTTTCGGGGCATAGACAAAGAGATACGCATGGTTGACCATGAACACGACGAGCCTGTGACCATGGGGCTTCTGGCTGATTCCGTGCTGAAAGGCGCAAAGGATATAGAGTTCAAGTACGGCGGTCCTCAGATTGAGATGTCCGAATATCTGTACAAAGCAGGTATACTCAATAAAGATACTGTTCAGGTAAAAGGGGTGGAAGTCAGCCCGTTTGATGTGCTTATGAAGGTTATTCCCCGTGCTCCCCGTTATGAGCATGAGATTCAGGCTGTGATAGATAAGGGAATTATCAAGGACGAAGGCGCTTTCCTTGTGCGTGTCAAAGGCTCGGTCGGGGAAAAAGGTGTTCAGATAGACAGCTATACCAACTTCCCCGGGCTTGAGGAGGCGTTCCGCAAAGCGAAAATGACTCATGAATCATACTCCACAGGTCAGTGCGCCGCGGTTTTTGCGTCTCTCATGGTTGAGGATCTGTGTGAAGAGAACGGAGTGATAGTGCCGGAGCAGCTTGATGAAAAAGGCAGAAAATATGTTTTAAGAGAACTCGGGAAGCTCAGCATCACAGTTGATGAATATGTGAGCTGA
- the gabT gene encoding 4-aminobutyrate--2-oxoglutarate transaminase, with product MLKGTELAAVVSEQSGRTAALIKAKSEYVAEGISSSVPIFIKQAKGAVIEDIDGNRYLDFYSGIGVTTAGHCPDSVVDAIRNQAEALLHSCFMVSMYEPYVKLAQKLAEITPGDMPKKAMFVNSGAEAVENAVKIARAYTGRQGIISFESGFHGRTLLTMSLTSKVKPYKHGFGPYAPEIYKVPFPNVYRGQLHVSEDEACRAYLDYFERFFVAEADPSHIAAIILEPVQGEGGFNIPPKGYWKGLREICDKHGILLIADEVQTGFCRTGKMFAVEHFDVVPDLMTLAKSIASGMPLSAVVGKKEIMDSAGAGRIGGTYGGNPLACEAALATIRFMEENDLASKALAIGEKIMARLKKLQAEFPQIGDTRGLGAMIGIELVKDPAAKEPDKASAAAVIAECVKQGLLIIGAGIYGNVIRFLPPLVLTDGQLKQAMDIFETSVRKVLKK from the coding sequence ATGTTAAAAGGTACCGAACTGGCAGCAGTTGTTTCAGAGCAAAGCGGCAGGACAGCGGCTCTCATAAAAGCTAAATCGGAATATGTTGCAGAGGGGATCTCAAGCTCTGTGCCTATCTTCATAAAGCAGGCGAAGGGAGCGGTGATAGAGGATATAGACGGCAACCGCTATCTTGATTTCTATTCCGGAATAGGCGTAACCACTGCCGGACACTGTCCGGACTCAGTTGTGGACGCTATAAGAAATCAGGCGGAAGCACTTCTGCATTCATGCTTTATGGTTTCAATGTATGAGCCTTATGTCAAACTGGCGCAGAAGCTTGCGGAAATAACTCCGGGTGATATGCCCAAAAAGGCAATGTTCGTAAACAGCGGAGCGGAGGCAGTGGAAAACGCTGTCAAAATCGCCAGAGCATACACAGGGCGTCAGGGTATAATATCCTTTGAGTCGGGATTTCACGGGCGAACGCTCCTCACCATGAGCCTTACCAGCAAGGTTAAGCCGTACAAGCACGGCTTCGGTCCCTATGCGCCTGAAATATATAAAGTCCCCTTCCCCAATGTTTACAGGGGTCAGCTTCACGTCTCCGAGGATGAAGCCTGCAGGGCTTACCTTGATTATTTTGAGCGTTTCTTCGTAGCCGAGGCTGATCCCAGCCATATAGCGGCAATAATACTTGAACCGGTGCAGGGGGAAGGCGGTTTCAATATCCCGCCCAAAGGATACTGGAAAGGTCTGAGAGAAATTTGCGATAAACACGGGATCCTTCTGATCGCGGACGAAGTGCAGACAGGCTTCTGCCGCACCGGAAAAATGTTTGCCGTCGAGCATTTTGATGTGGTTCCGGATCTTATGACTCTGGCTAAGTCCATCGCCTCAGGAATGCCCCTTTCCGCTGTTGTAGGCAAAAAAGAGATAATGGACTCAGCCGGCGCAGGCAGAATAGGCGGAACATACGGCGGCAATCCCCTTGCGTGCGAGGCGGCTCTTGCCACCATCCGCTTTATGGAGGAAAATGATCTCGCTTCCAAGGCGCTTGCCATAGGTGAAAAAATCATGGCAAGGCTTAAAAAGCTTCAGGCTGAGTTCCCGCAGATAGGAGATACCCGTGGTCTCGGCGCTATGATAGGCATCGAACTTGTGAAGGATCCCGCCGCCAAGGAGCCGGATAAGGCTTCTGCGGCGGCTGTAATAGCCGAATGCGTCAAACAGGGGCTTCTGATAATCGGCGCTGGAATCTACGGAAATGTTATCCGCTTCCTGCCCCCTCTGGTGCTGACTGACGGACAGCTTAAGCAGGCTATGGACATATTTGAAACTTCCGTGCGTAAAGTGCTGAAAAAATAA
- a CDS encoding (R)-mandelonitrile lyase, whose product MNTFKKNILTLLAAIFCVTAVSEAAAETNKGLNARQKATIPIAAFTATGNMPKLETALKQGMDAGLTVNEVKEILVHTYAYAGFPRALNGINAFMAVLEKRKEQGVNDKTGREAAPMPSGFDKTTYGHNIRNSLAGFDMSKRTTGYSAFTPVIDQFLVDHLFADIFYRDVLSHQERELVTISILAAMAGTEAQLKGHLRISMNVGLDKTKLEDFLAVLRQEVSAESAERAAETLYDLLGADLPANRMKSAKVIRNEKPAKGSVNYFTGSVTVESRFSSEQQDGYQGGIVNFEAGARTAWHTHPLGQTLIVISGHGLVQSEGEAVQEILPGDVVWIPANERHWHGAAPDSPMSHVAISAPLNGSTVQWMEHVNDGQYGY is encoded by the coding sequence CTGAAACCAACAAGGGCTTAAATGCACGTCAGAAAGCGACAATTCCAATTGCGGCTTTCACTGCCACAGGAAACATGCCGAAGCTGGAAACAGCCCTTAAGCAGGGGATGGATGCGGGACTGACGGTTAATGAAGTTAAGGAAATACTGGTGCATACATATGCTTATGCAGGCTTTCCCCGTGCCTTGAACGGTATTAATGCTTTCATGGCTGTTTTGGAAAAACGAAAAGAGCAAGGGGTAAATGACAAAACAGGCAGAGAGGCAGCTCCTATGCCCTCCGGTTTCGATAAAACAACGTACGGTCATAATATCAGAAACTCTCTCGCCGGTTTTGATATGTCAAAACGTACAACCGGTTATTCGGCTTTTACCCCTGTCATTGACCAGTTTTTAGTGGATCACCTTTTTGCCGACATATTTTATCGGGATGTGCTCAGCCATCAGGAACGGGAATTGGTGACCATAAGCATTCTGGCGGCAATGGCGGGTACGGAAGCGCAGCTTAAAGGGCACCTCAGAATTTCAATGAATGTGGGGCTGGATAAAACTAAGCTCGAAGATTTTCTTGCTGTGCTCAGACAAGAAGTCAGTGCCGAAAGTGCAGAAAGAGCCGCTGAGACTCTCTACGATCTGCTCGGTGCAGACCTTCCTGCGAACAGGATGAAATCGGCAAAAGTCATCAGAAATGAAAAACCTGCGAAGGGTTCAGTAAATTATTTCACAGGCAGTGTCACGGTTGAATCCAGATTCTCATCAGAACAGCAGGACGGTTATCAGGGAGGAATCGTAAACTTTGAAGCTGGGGCACGCACAGCATGGCATACCCATCCCTTAGGACAGACTCTGATTGTCATTTCAGGGCATGGTCTGGTTCAGTCTGAAGGAGAAGCTGTTCAGGAAATTCTGCCGGGCGATGTCGTCTGGATTCCGGCGAATGAACGCCATTGGCACGGAGCCGCACCGGACAGCCCCATGTCTCATGTCGCAATCTCAGCACCTCTCAACGGTTCGACGGTTCAATGGATGGAGCATGTCAATGACGGACAATACGGTTACTGA